The genomic window GGGCGAACTCGCTCAGGGCGGCTGCATCCCCATCGACCTGAATATCCACCCCCGCCGATGTATTTCGTACCCAGCCCCTCAGATTCATGCGCATAGCCAAGTTATAGACAAATGGCCGAAATCCAACCCCCTGAACGATGCCGGTAATCCGGATGCGCGAACCTGAAAGCGTTGTCATGCCTTTTGGAGGTGCGCGACCAACCACGTAATCCAATCAACGAAGCCCTCGCCGGTCATGCACGAAACGGGGAAAGTGACCAGATCAGGGTTGAGCAGTTGCACGCCTTTGCGGAAGTAATCCATCTTGAAGGGAATATAGGGTAGCAGATCGATCTTGTTAATAATCAGGGCGTCCACGCCGCGATACATGCCGGGGTATTTGTAGGGCTTATCGTCACCCTCCGGCACGGAGGCGATGAGGATATTTTTGTGCGTGCCAAGCTGGAAATTGGCCGGGCAAATCAGGTTGCCCACGTTCTCGACCATTAGCAGCTCGAATTGTGGCAGGTTGAGCTGCTGGAGCGCGCCGCGCAGCATAACGGCATCGAGATGGCACTCGCCACCGGTGTTGATTTGCACAGCCGTTGCCCCGGCAGCGGCGGCCCGGTCGGCATCAATCGAGGTAGCCACATCGCCATCAATCGCAGCGACTTTGAAGCGCCCACCTAGCCCGGCCAGGGTTTTCTCGATGACGGATGTTTTTCCGGCCCCGGGGGAGGCCATAATATTGATGCCAAATACACCCGCCTGGTCGAGGCGCTGGCGGTTCTCGCTGGCGAGTTGTTCGTTGGCGTTGAGAATTTTTTCTACGACGGGGATATTGCGGGTGGTGGAGGGGGATTGTGTCATCATGTTTTTCTGAGATCATCTTCGGTTTCGATATTGA from Chloroflexota bacterium includes these protein-coding regions:
- the hypB gene encoding hydrogenase nickel incorporation protein HypB → MTQSPSTTRNIPVVEKILNANEQLASENRQRLDQAGVFGINIMASPGAGKTSVIEKTLAGLGGRFKVAAIDGDVATSIDADRAAAAGATAVQINTGGECHLDAVMLRGALQQLNLPQFELLMVENVGNLICPANFQLGTHKNILIASVPEGDDKPYKYPGMYRGVDALIINKIDLLPYIPFKMDYFRKGVQLLNPDLVTFPVSCMTGEGFVDWITWLVAHLQKA